One window from the genome of Enterobacter asburiae encodes:
- the nagD gene encoding ribonucleotide monophosphatase NagD, with protein sequence MTIKNVICDIDGVLMHDNVAVPGAAEFLHRIIDKGMPLVLLTNYPSQTGQDLANRFATAGVDVPDSVFYTSAMATADFLKRQEGKKAYVVGEGALIHELYKAGFTITDVNPDFVIVGETRSFNWEMMHKAAYFVASGARFIATNPDTHGRGFYPACGALCAGIEKISGRKPFVVGKPSPWIIRAALNKMQAHSEETVIVGDNLRTDILAGFQAGLETILVLSGVSQLDDIDSMPFRPSWIYPSVDEIDII encoded by the coding sequence ATGACCATTAAGAATGTAATTTGTGATATCGACGGCGTGCTGATGCACGACAACGTTGCCGTGCCGGGTGCTGCGGAGTTTCTTCACCGCATCATCGACAAAGGAATGCCACTGGTTCTGCTCACGAACTACCCTTCTCAGACCGGTCAGGATCTGGCAAACCGCTTTGCCACGGCGGGTGTCGACGTCCCGGACAGCGTGTTTTATACCTCGGCGATGGCCACGGCGGATTTTCTGAAGCGTCAGGAAGGGAAAAAAGCCTACGTGGTGGGTGAAGGCGCGCTGATCCATGAGCTGTACAAAGCGGGCTTTACCATCACCGATGTTAACCCGGACTTTGTGATTGTTGGCGAAACGCGCTCCTTTAACTGGGAGATGATGCATAAAGCTGCATACTTTGTCGCCAGCGGCGCGCGCTTTATCGCCACCAACCCGGATACGCACGGCCGTGGTTTTTATCCGGCCTGCGGCGCGCTCTGCGCCGGTATCGAGAAAATCTCCGGTCGTAAGCCGTTTGTGGTCGGGAAACCTAGCCCGTGGATCATTCGTGCCGCGCTGAACAAAATGCAGGCCCATTCTGAAGAAACCGTTATTGTCGGCGACAACCTGCGCACCGATATTCTGGCCGGTTTCCAGGCGGGTCTGGAGACAATACTGGTCCTCTCCGGCGTATCTCAACTTGATGACATTGATTCGATGCCGTTCCGGCCAAGCTGGATTTACCCCTCCGTCGATGAAATTGACATTATCTGA